One stretch of Tribolium castaneum strain GA2 chromosome 5, icTriCast1.1, whole genome shotgun sequence DNA includes these proteins:
- the LOC663473 gene encoding neprilysin-2 yields MINEQSSKAKHSSWWKRRTRMEKWLFLLLALLLIIIIIILAVKLSAQIDSQVCFTPDCVQTAAKVLEKVDLNTSPCQNFYKFACGNFIKNTVLPQSKTSISSFSIVSDMVDEQMRTLLEKPVQDTDARAFVLVKSIYQACMNTTEIEAHALENVKKTIKGIGGWPVVEGFKWNERAFDWTETIYKFMRMGMEYDIFFEFNVFPEETDSTKHTLLLDQPFIVSFDKLMRRGYNESIVRAYHVYMSKIAMAFGAEEERAYRHMLDVINLDIAITRITVPSEKRRNSSLEDNRYSIKDLEKEFPYVPWLQYINTMLDPVKIMTYDDNITVTLPQYFKELKNIITSTPKQTMANYIFWKGIKGLIQYLSNDLRALQLDFFKVVSGRTEREPRWKECVQKVKSRLHVASSALYVRHFFKEEAKKTMVEIINNIQAQFMDNLRKVDWMDEVTRKHALEKAKVMKAHIAYPDELLNDEIIDYYYQNLSVDRSKYLGSMRNVTLHSWRINYAKLNERVDKKDWREHSYAVVTNAFYDQNGNNIEFPASILQGVFFDNNRPQYMNYGAIGYIIGHEITHGFDDSGRQYDKDGNLVDWWQPKTQSAFEAKAQCIIDQYSNITVPEINLNLNGINTQGENIADNGGIKQAYLAYKKWAHKHHTERALPGLPYTPEQMFWISAGNTWCDVERREELKISVMDRAHAPSYYRVNVPLMNSEYFAKDFNCPIGSPMNPKRKCRVW; encoded by the exons ATGATAAATGAACAAAGCTCCAAAGCAAA GCACTCCTCATGGTGGAAAAGGCGCACTCGCATGGAAAAATGGCTGTTCCTGCTGCTCGCCCTCCTCCTAATCATCATAATAATCATCCTGGCGGTGAAGCTATCAG CGCAAATTGATTCCCAAGTATGTTTCACCCCCGATTGTGTCCAAACGGCGGCCAAAGTCCTCGAAAAGGTTGATTTAAATACCAGCCCTTGCCAGAACTTTTACAAGTTTGCTTGCGGGAATTTCATAAAGAATACGGTCCTGCCGCAGTCCAAGACCAGCATTTCGTCGTTTTCCATTGTGAG CGACATGGTGGACGAGCAAATGCGGACTCTGCTCGAGAAGCCCGTCCAAGACACGGACGCGCGGGCTTTTGTCCTCGTCAAATCCATTTACCAGGCTTGCATGAACACGACGGAAATCGAGGCACATGCCCTGGAAAATGTCAAAAAGACCATTAAGGGGATTGGCGGCTGGCCGGTGGTCGAAGGGTTCAAGTGGAACGAGAGGGCGTTTGACTGGACCGAGACCATCTACAAGTTCATGAGAATGGGGATGGAGTACgatatttttttcgagtttaaCGTCTTCCCCGAGGAGACGGACTCCACCAAGCATACGCTCCTG ttGGATCAACCCTTTATTGTGTCCTTTGATAAATTGATGAGACGAGGCTACAACGAGAGCATTGTTCGGGCGTATCATGTGTACATGTCCAAAATTGCAATGGCATTTGGGGCCGAAGAGGAAAGAGCTTACAGACACATGCTGGACGTTATCAACCTAGATATTGCCATAACACGA ATTACAGTTCCTTCGGAAAAAAGACGCAACTCTTCGCTCGAAGACAACAGGTACTCGATCAAAGACCTGGAGAAGGAATTTCCATACGTCCCGTGGTTGCAATACATCAACACAATGCTAGATCCAGTGAAAATAATGACGTACGACGACAATATTACAGTCACACTGCCACAGTACTTTAAAGaactcaaaaatattattacaagcACCccaaaaca GACCATGGCGAATTATATATTTTGGAAGGGAATCAAGGGCCTAATCCAGTACTTGAGCAATGACCTGCGGGCCCTCCAGCTGGACTTCTTCAAGGTGGTGTCTGGGCGAACCGAGCGCGAGCCGCGCTGGAAAGAATGCGTCCAAAAAGTGAAAAG TCGCCTCCATGTGGCGAGTAGTGCGCTTTACGTCCGCCACTTTTTCAAAGAAGAAGCTAAGAAAACTATGGTCGAGATAATAAACAACATTCAAGCCCAGTTCATGGATAATCTGAGGAAAGTGGATTGGATGGACGAAGTCACGCGGAAACACGCCCTAGAGAAGGCCAAAGTCATGAAAGCACATATCGCATATCCTGATGAGTTACTGAACGACGAGATAATCGACTACTACTACCAGAAT TTGAGCGTTGATcgttcgaaatatttagggtcGATGCGAAATGTTACGCTTCATTCCTGGAGAATCAATTATGCGAAGCTGAATGAACGAGTGGATAAAAAAGATTGGAGGGAGCATTCCTACGCTGTGGTGACTAATGCGTTTTATGACCAAAATGGGAATAATATAG AGTTTCCTGCGAGTATTTTGCAGGGCGTCTTCTTCGACAACAACCGCCCGCAATACATGAATTATGGTGCCATTGGGTACATAATCGGGCACGAAATCACTCATGGTTTCGATGACTCGGGTCGACAGTACGATAAAGATGGAAATTTGGTGGACTGGTGGCAGCCCAAGACGCAATCGGCTTTCGAGGCGAAAGCTCAGTGCATTATTGACCAATACAGCAACATCACCGTCCCCGAAATAAATTTGAAC TTGAACGGCATCAACACTCAAGGCGAGAATATCGCTGATAATGGGGGCATTAAACAAGCATATTTAGCGTACAAGAAATGGGCGCATAAACATCACACGGAGAGAGCATTGCCGGGACTACCATACACGCCCGAGCAAATGTTCTGGATCTCTGCTGGGAATACGTGGTGCGATGTGGAGAGGAgggaagaattaaaaattagtgttaTGGACCGAGCACACGCGCCGAGTTATTATAGGGTTAATGTGCCGCTTATGAATTCGGAGTATTTTgctaaagattttaattgtcCGATTGGATCGCCGATGAATCCCAAGCGGAAATGTCGCGTCTGGTAA
- the LOC663420 gene encoding neprilysin-2, translating into MPLRQDSWWKRKTKLERKLIVVAFGSLLLASFLSVSLICHTIHSTFLGSDDICLTRECVQTAGEVFRNMDESVNPCDDFYRFACGNYIKHSLISNDKTFANTFTVINDLLQEQIKIALEEKSCRREPKPFQTVKKYYRACKNKSLAEKYGLDIAKKLLSDIGGWPVLSDDWEDFSFDWISNLKALRDTGLSVNCFLDVSVGLDFKRSTRRLIQIDQPGLGLSREYLVKGINDKIVKAYYEYMVDIAQMFGAERKKARQELLETLKFEIRLANFSLSQEDRRNISSLYNLLTIQELENKYKNIPWLDLINIIMPTSVQVNRSQPVLVGVPYFLGAFEKLICETPKRVQANYIMWRVVKDLISYLNQEVRDRELIFKHAINGIQESPPRWKECIDETTSLLPIVIGAMYVRKYFHVDAKTNALEMVKYIKEQFKDLLRSIEWMDAETRKSALDKANTIVDHIAYPDELLDDGKISQLYDGLEVDETQFLYSALNISKFAMDYTMSRLIEPVNKTDWREHGFPAQVNAFYHPLENSITFPAGILQGVFFHKDRPRYMNFGAVGSVIGHEITHGFDDTGRQFDKNGNLVNWWKEETKTKFLEKAQCIIKQYNNYTVPEVKMKLNGVRTQGENIADNGGVKQAYLAYKKWQRSNPPEPKLPGLKYEPRQLFWVSAAQIWCSKHRPEAIALQVTVDAHSPAEFRVLGPFSNSEFFAKDFHCPKGSKMNPEHKCSVW; encoded by the exons ATGCCGCTCAG GCAGGACTCTTGGTGGAAGCGCAAAACAAAGCtggaaagaaaattaatcGTTGTGGCTTTCGGCTCTTTGCTGTTAGCCTCGTTCTTATCAGTTTCGTTGATTTGCCACACAATTC ACTCGACATTCCTTGGATCCGATGATATTTGCCTAACGCGAGAGTGTGTCCAAACCGCTGGAGAAGTTTTCCGAAACATGGACGAAAGCGTCAATCCCTGTGACGATTTCTACCGATTTGCGTGCGGCAATTACATCAAACACTCGCTGATATCAAACGATAAGACCTTTGCCAACACTTTTACCGTAATCAATGACTTGCTACAAGAGCAAATCAAAATTGCGCTAGAGGAGAAGAGTTGCAGACGCGAGCCGAAACCCTTCCAAACGGTCAAAAAGTACTACAGGGcgtgcaaaaataaaa GTCTGGCTGAAAAATATGGCTTGGACATTGCCAAGAAACTTCTTTCTGATATCGGGGGTTGGCCCGTCCTTAGTGACGATTGGGAGGATTTTTCCTTTGATTGGATATCAAATCTAAAGGCTTTACGGGACACAGGACTCTCGGTTAATTGTTTTCTGGATGTTTCAGTCGGGCTTGACTTCAAGCGGTCAACTCGGAGACTCATCCAG ATTGATCAGCCAGGTCTAGGTCTGAGTAGGGAGTATTTAGTTAAGGGCATCAACGATAAGATAGTTAAGGCTTACTACGAGTACATGGTAGACATAGCGCAAATGTTTGGCGCTGAGAGAAAAAAAGCGCGCCAGGAACTTCTAGAAACGCTAAAATTCGAGATTAGACTAgcaaat TTTTCACTTTCCCAAGAAGATAGACGCAATATTAGTAGTTTGTATAATTTACTGACGATTCAAGAGTTGGAAAATAAGTATAAAAACATCCCGTGGTTGGACCTTATCAATATTATTATGCCTACAAGCGTTCAAGTTAACAGAAGTCAGCCGGTACTAGTTGGAGTTCCGTATTTTTTAGGAGCGTTCGAGAAACTCATTTGTGAGACGCCGAAACG GGTTCAAGCTAATTACATTATGTGGCGCGTTGTTAAAGACTTGATTTCGTACTTGAACCAAGAAGTTCGAGACCGGGAATTGATTTTTAAACACGCTATTAATGGCATACAGGAGAGCCCACCTCGCTGGAAAGAGTGTATTGACGAAACGACAAGTTT aTTACCAATCGTGATAGGAGCCATGTATGTAAGGAAGTATTTTCATGTTGATGCCAAAACCAATGCTCTGGAAATGGTGAAATATATCAAAGAACAGTTTAAAGACTTGTTGCGTTCGATCGAATGGATGGACGCAGAAACACGGAAAAGTGCCCTAGACAAAGCCAATACAATAGTGGACCACATTGCTTATCCAGACGAGTTGCTTGATGATGGCAAAATAAGCCAATTATATGACggg tTAGAAGTTGACGAGACCCAATTTTTGTATTCTGCCTTAAACATCAGCAAATTTGCAATGGATTACACGATGAGTCGACTGATTGAACCCGTCAATAAAACAGACTGGAGGGAACACGGTTTTCCGGCCCAAGTCAATGCTTTCTACCACCCTCTGGAAAACAGCAtta CTTTTCCAGCCGGTATCCTCCAAGGGGTGTTTTTCCACAAAGACCGCCCCCGATATATGAACTTTGGGGCCGTTGGTTCGGTCATAGGCCACGAAATAACGCACGGTTTTGACGACACTGGCCGCCAGTTTGACAAGAACGGTAATCTCGTGAACTGGTGGAAGGAGGAAACCAAGACAAAATTCCTCGAGAAGGCACAATGTATCATCAAACAGTACAACAACTACACGGTCCCCGAAGTGAAAATGAAG TTGAATGGCGTGCGAACTCAGGGCGAGAATATCGCTGATAACGGTGGGGTCAAGCAGGCGTATTTGGCTTACAAGAAGTGGCAGAGGAGCAATCCCCCTGAGCCGAAACTGCCTGGCTTGAAGTATGAGCCGAGACAGTTGTTCTGGGTGTCTGCTGCCCAAATTTGGTGCTCGAAACACCGGCCTGAAGCCATAGCCTTGCAAGTCACCGTAGATGCACATTCACCTGCTGAGTTTCGGGTTTTGGGGCCGTTCAGCAATTCGGAATTCTTCGCCAAAGATTTTCACTGCCCGAAAGGGAGCAAGATGAACCCTGAGCACAAGTGCTCAGTGTGGTGA
- the LOC103313231 gene encoding neprilysin-2-like yields MLWWKNRTRMEKWLLPILALLVVLIIIILAVFLKILADSQVCQTPECVRIAGKILASVDLTRNPCDDFEQFTCGNFLKNTHVPPNKDRISPIYMIDDKGNEQMRIVLEKPVEKSDTRPLKIVKSFYQTCLNASQNEIHVLDNFKKALKGIGGWPVLEGDNWKEETFNWTATIYEFIKLGMGHHFFFKFEVVRAKMSPSFGLSLSFAELKFFDSSSTSDYSNKANVQAYHDYMLKIAKAFGAEEAKASQQMRDVIDLDIAIKKLKERSVFDKTTTHTIRGLEKNFPTIPWLQYINTMLDSVTLMTYDSQIEVLYPQYLKGLEEIIKNTPKKTLANYMFWHGITKLVPLINKDLWNLYSTFWHGPESESLRWEQCVEQTRSQLYIPAQLLYARQFLKDGVKKSVDEIADYIRIQMIDNVQAADWLDEESRDGVIEKVKLMKVLTTHPLEFVSDEMVEKFYQNVTINPLDYLGSVQNVARNSRRITFSKLNNPGDDWVQPHAVFCNGIYDAGKNTIYISVCLLQDVYFDKNRPQYVNYGSMGALFGHELTHGFDDNGRMFNKDGDGLFVLRGAKTLAAYKEKAQCLIEQYSNITVPEVNLKLNGTKSLNENIADNGAARLAYLAYKKWVYEHYSEKPLPGLPYTPEQLFWISLATPFCEVATKAAFRSYSKSTYAPNRYRINVPIMNSGYFAKDFNCPLGSPMNPKRKCQLW; encoded by the exons atgTTATGGTGGAAGAATCGTACTCGCATGGAAAAATGGCTCCTGCCAATCCTTGCCCTACTAGTGGTccttataataataatcctGGCCgtgtttttaaaaa TACTAGCAGATTCTCAAGTATGTCAAACCCCTGAATGTGTTCGAATCGCTGGAAAAATCCTCGCATCTGTGGATTTAACTCGCAACCCCTGTGACGATTTTGAGCAGTTCACCTGCGGaaactttcttaaaaataCACATGTCCCCCCAAATAAGGACAGAATTAGTCCAATCTACATGATAGA TGATAAGGGCAACGAGCAAATGCGCATCGTGTTAGAGAAGCCCGTTGAAAAATCAGATACCAGGCCGTTAAAAATCGTCAAATCCTTCTACCAGACGTGTCTAAATGCATCACAAAACGAAATCCATGTATTAGATAATTTCAAAAAGGCACTTAAGGGCATTGGCGGCTGGCCGGTGCTGGAAGGAGACAACTGGAAGGAGGAGACGTTCAACTGGACGGCCACAATATACGAGTTCATTAAATTGGGAATGGggcatcattttttttttaagtttgagGTTGTACGAGCCAAAATGAGCCCCTCATTCGGACTTTCG CTATCGTTTGCCGagttaaagttttttgattCTTCGAGTACCTCAGACTACAGTAACAAGGCAAATGTCCAAGCCTATCATGACTACATgttgaaaattgcaaaagcgTTCGGGGCCGAAGAAGCAAAGGCTTCGCAACAGATGCGCGATGTTATTGATTTAGATATTGCAATAAAGAAA CTCAAAGAACGCTCAGTCTTTGATAAGACTACAACACACACAATTAGAGGCTTGGAGAAAAACTTTCCAACCATCCCGTGGTTACAATACATAAACACTATGTTAGACTCAGTGACATTAATGACCTACGATAGCCAAATTGAGGTGCTTTATCCCCAATATTTGAAGGGACTagaagaaattattaaaaacaccccaaaaaa GACCTTGGCAAATTACATGTTCTGGCATGGAATTACAAAGCTCGTCCCGCTCATAAATAAAGATCTGTGGAACTTGTACTCTACTTTTTGGCATGGACCGGAATCAGAATCCTTAAGATGGGAACAATGTGTTGAGCAAACACGCAG CCAGCTTTACATCCCTGCTCAGCTCCTTTACGCGCGTCAGTTCCTCAAAGACGGAGTGAAAAAAAGTGTCGACGAAATAGCGGACTACATCCGCATCCAAATGATCGACAATGTGCAAGCAGCCGATTGGCTAGACGAGGAATCCCGGGACGGTGTCatcgaaaaagtgaaactaatGAAAGTCCTTACAACACATCCTCTTGAATTTGTGAGCGACGAAATGGTCGAAAAGTTCTAccaaaat GTGACGATTAATCCCTTGGATTATCTAGGTTCAGTGCAAAATGTAGCACGCAATTCGAGAAGAATCACTTTTTCCAAGTTAAATAACCCGGGAGATGATTGGGTGCAACCCCATGCAGTGTTTTGCAATGGGATATATGATGCGGGCAAAAACACTATTT ACATTTCTGTCTGCCTGTTGCAGGACGTCTACTTCGACAAGAACCGCCCGCAGTACGTAAATTATGGTAGCATGGGTGCCCTATTCGGCCACGAACTCACCCACGGGTTCGATGACAACGGACGAATGTTCAATAAAGACGGAGACGGATTGTTCGTCCTGCGGGGCGCTAAAACACTAGCAGCTTACAAGGAAAAAGCTCAGTGTTTGATTGAGCAATACAGCAACATTACTGTCCCTGAAGTTAATTTAAAG TTGAATGGAACTAAGAGTCTAAACGAGAATATAGCTGATAATGGGGCGGCGAGACTGGCATATTTGGCATACAAAAAGTGGGTTTATGAACACTACTCGGAGAAACCTTTGCCGGGACTACCGTACACCCCCGAGCAGTTGTTTTGGATTTCTTTGGCCACTCCTTTCTGTGAAGTGGCGACGAAAGCAGCTTTTAGAAGTTACTCAAAGTCGACATATGCGCCGAATCGGTACAGGATCAATGTTCCGATAATGAATTCGGGATATTTTGCTAAGGATTTTAATTGCCCACTTGGCTCTCCGATGAATCCAAAACGCAAATGCCAACTGTGGTAA
- the LOC663402 gene encoding neprilysin-2, whose amino-acid sequence MDESLSGKKKSSWWEKRTRYEKCLIVLTGLCIIVIIYLASNLLMRFPASTEHLKKDVCMTEKCIRSASSILEKMDRTVDPCDDFYKFACGNFVEKQIIPDHKTMVSSFGETSDKVSLQLLKVFEEDIHEKDPHSLRLVKSIYKSCMNTSQIENEGLSFMKREFRDLGGWPVIEPNWNEKTFDWKNLLFRLKRIGWRRTFFLSMFIDTDLKNSSKRIFTISQPCMPYDRYKKGFNDTAVKAGYEYLVELAVLFGADRTAARAEMREVVEFQIELAKMIIPYEERKNVSLSYNPVTIRELQRNFTTIPWLKLINNYLSPIMLTSDTVVNVAVPTFLERLENFLPTVKKRVLANYMFTRLVVASTTHLPEEFRKKDLDFVRTVYGQKEATPRWKECIWQANRLHIAVSSIYVKKYVNKTTKYRVAELTIDIKSSFIETLKKIGWMDKKTKKHALQKAEKMSSFIGYPDELLDVNKVEDYYRGLEVDPKQYSLRVSFNISNFAHMKYVQLLREPVLKPDWRDQAYSHFVNAFYDQTTNSIELPAAILQDSFFDPDRPQYMNYGAIGGVIGHEITHGFDDIGRQYDKDGNVIDWWEPETNKTFASKSQCLVEQYGNYTIPEIEMSLNGVKNLGENIADNGGIKIAYRGYMKWLERNKVELGLPGLPYSPRQLFWISSAINFCSKYKKERLKQLVTLGHHAPNYFRVVVPFMNSDHFGRDFNCPLGSPMNPKYKCRVW is encoded by the exons atggACGAATCGTTGTCTGGTAAAAA GAAAAGTTCCTGGTGGGAAAAGCGCACCAGATACGAGAAATGCCTAATTGTTCTAACCGGATTGTGTATCATCGTGATAATTTACCTAGCTTCAAATTTACTAATGCGGTTTCCTGCGTCCA CTGAACACTTGAAAAAAGACGTCTGCATGACGGAAAAATGCATTCGTTCGGCGTCCAGCATTTTGGAAAAGATGGACCGAACTGTTGATCCTTGCGACGATTTTTACAAATTCGCCTGTGGCAATTTTGTCGAGAAACAGATTATTCCTGACCACAAAACAATGGTCTCGTCTTTCGGCGAAACGAG CGATAAGGTGAGTCTTCAATTGCTCAAAGTTTTTGAAGAGGACATCCATGAGAAAGACCCTCATTCTCTGCGACTCGTTAAATCAATTTACAAATCGTGTATGAACACCAGTCAGATCGAAAATGAGGGCCTTTCTTTCATGAAGCGGGAATTTCGGGATTTGGGCGGCTGGCCAGTTATCGAACCCAACTGGAACGAAAAAACCTTCGACTGGAAAAATCTTTTATTCCGTCTGAAACGAATCGGGTGGCGACGTACGTTTTTCCTGAGCATGTTCATTGACACTGACTTGAAAAACTCGTCCAAAAGAATTTTCACA ATAAGCCAACCTTGCATGCCGTACGACAGATACAAGAAAGGCTTTAACGACACGGCTGTTAAGGCGGGTTATGAGTACTTGGTCGAATTGGCTGTTCTTTTCGGAGCTGACAGAACGGCCGCAAGGGCCGAAATGAGGGAAGTGGTCGAGTTTCAAATCGAACTTGCCAAG ATGATAATTCCGTACGAAGAACGGAAAAATGTCTCGTTGAGCTACAATCCGGTTACAATTCGCGAACTCCAGAGAAATTTCACAACCATTCCGTGGCTCAAATTGATCAATAACTACTTATCGCCAATTATGCTCACGTCTGACACTGTTGTAAACGTGGCCGTGCCCACATTTCTGGAGCGACTTGAGAACTTTCTGCCCACTGTGAAGAAACG AGTTTTAGCCAATTACATGTTCACGCGTCTGGTTGTGGCCTCAACCACGCATTTACCGGAAGAGTTCCGAAAGAAGGATTTAGACTTTGTGAGAACTGTTTACGGGCAGAAGGAAGCCACACCTCGGTGGAAGGAATGCATTTGGCAGGCCAATCG TTTACACATTGCTGTGTCTTCAATTTACGTCAAAAAATACGTTAATAAAACCACCAAGTACCGAGTGGCTGAACTAACAATTGATATCAAAAGTTCGTTCATCGAaacgttgaaaaaaatcggttgGATGGACAAGAAGACGAAAAAACACGCGTTACAAAAGGCCGAGAAAATGAGCTCGTTTATTGGATATCCGGACGAGCTTTTGGACGTCAATAAAGTGGAGGATTATTATCGGGGG CTGGAGGTGGACCCCAAGCAATACTCCCTGAGAGTCTCTTTCAACATTTCGAATTTTGCCCACATGAAGTATGTTCAACTGTTGAGAGAACCGGTGTTAAAGCCCGATTGGCGGGACCAGGCTTATTCACATTTTGTGAACGCTTTTTACGACCAAACCACAAACAGTATCG AACTGCCGGCTGCGATCCTGCAGGACTCTTTCTTCGACCCCGACAGGCCGCAGTACATGAATTATGGAGCAATAGGCGGAGTAATAGGCCACGAAATAACTCACGGCTTCGATGATATCGGCCGACAGTATGATAAAGACGGCAATGTGATTGACTGGTGGGAGCCCGAAACCAATAAAACTTTCGCCTCGAAGAGTCAATGTCTCGTCGAACAATACGGCAATTACACCATCCCCGAAATCGAAATGAGCTTAAACGGGGTCAAAAATTTGGGCGAGAATATCGCCGATAACGGGGGGATTAAGATCGCCTACAGGGGCTACATGAAGTGGTTGGAGAGGAATAAAGTCGAGTTGGGGCTGCCAGGACTGCCGTACAGCCCCAGACAGTTGTTCTGGATCTCGTCCGCCATCAATTTCTGCAGTAAATACAAGAAGGAGAGACTTAAACAACTCGTCACTTTGGGACATCATGCGCCTAATTATTTCCGAGTTGTGGTGCCTTTTATGAATTCCGATCATTTCGGGAGGGACTTTAATTGCCCTCTAGGCTCGCCCATGAACCCCAAATATAAGTGCAGGGTGTGGTAG
- the LOC663440 gene encoding neprilysin-2, which produces MPEPTLKIQNPPWWRRRSRTEKTLLIVTAVLTMLIIILLAVNLIRLNEGCHDICLTPGCVKTAAQVLEKVDLNANPCEDFYNFACGNFIKNTAIPDDKAMISSFSIVEDEVEDLMQSILKKPIAPTDTKPIVLAKTLYQACMNTREIEANSVIKFKQLMKKLGGWPVIEGPDWDENEFEWLATSYKFMKTGMTPDMLLNIVVEADISNSSRYALFLDQIDVKLDKIKRNGFNETVFQAFYEFMTKVAVVFGADEHTAAEEMRQVAEFIVTLARITVPAEERHNQSLENNPMTISELENRYSYVPWLEYINTMLKPYHKVTPNNTVVVKIPQYYDKLQDVLRNTPKRTLANYMFWSKIQEYVTYLNDELRNLELEVYKVAFGIDKRPPRVKECTQLCIRLYVASGALFVKNFFNEKAKQEVTEIVSNVRDEFIKALKTVDWMDDATKKQALEKAEAIHLHMAYPDELLDEKKLEKYYENLTLDSSDYLGCRLNISLFSDAVDYQELDKLLDKKDWRHHSYVALVQAFYDKNENSIEFLAGILRNVFFNETKPKYMNYGAIGHIVGHEITHGFDDVGRQYNTEGNLVNWWEPKTKEAFDSKARCIIDQYGNITEPEVGLNLNGGHTQGENIADNAGIKLAYLAYKEWVKRNGPEFVLPGLPFTPLQMFWISVGNTWCSVEKNEILKLTVLQEVHAPNRYRVNVPLMNSKYFIEDFQCGDNSKMNPKHKCHVW; this is translated from the exons ATGCCTGAACCGACTCTGAAAATACA AAACCCACCATGGTGGCGAAGACGGTCGCGGACCGAGAAGACACTCCTCATAGTCACCGCCGTGCTAACCATGCTAATCATAATCCTCCTCGCTGTGAATTTAATTCGCTTAAACGAAG GCTGCCACGACATATGCCTCACCCCCGGCTGCGTAAAAACCGCGGCCCAAGTGCTGGAAAAGGTCGATTTAAACGCCAACCCTTGCGAGGACTTCTACAACTTCGCCTGTGggaatttcatcaaaaatacgGCCATTCCCGACGACAAGGCGATGATTTCGTCCTTTAGCATCGTGGA GGATGAGGTTGAGGACCTGATGCAAAGTATACTGAAAAAACCGATCGCACCGACGGACACTAAGCCCATCGTCCTCGCCAAAACGCTCTACCAGGCTTGCATGAACACGCGCGAAATTGAGGCAAACTCGGTGATTAAATTCAAACAGCTAATGAAAAAACTGGGAGGCTGGCCGGTGATCGAAGGCCCAGATTGGGACGAAAATGAATTCGAGTGGCTGGCAACAAGTTACAAATTCATGAAGACGGGAATGACTCCTGATATGCTGCTCAACATTGTTGTAGAGGCCGATATCTCGAACTCGTCCAGATACGCACTGTTT TTGGACCAAATCGACGTCAAGTTGgacaaaatcaaaagaaaCGGGTTTAATGAAACGGTCTTTCAAGCTTTTTACGAGTTTATGACAAAAGTAGCAGTGGTTTTTGGAGCTGATGAGCACACAGCGGCCGAAGAAATGAGACAAGTTGCGGAATTCATTGTGACATTGGCTagg ATTACAGTACCGGCGGAGGAGCGCCACAACCAGTCACTGGAAAATAATCCAATGACTATTAGCGAACTGGAAAATCGGTACAGTTACGTCCCCTGGTTGGAATATATCAACACAATGTTAAAACCGTATCATAAAGTGACTCCCAATAACACAGTCGTGGTTAAAATACCCCAATACTATGATAAATTGCAGGACGTTTTGAGAAACACGCCAAAACG CACTTTGGCCAATTACATGTTCTGGTCAAAAATCCAAGAATACGTGACATATCTGAACGACGAGCTTAGAAACCTAGAACTAGAAGTCTACAAAGTGGCGTTTGGGATTGACAAACGTCCGCCACGAGTCAAAGAATGCACGCAGCTGTGCATTAG GTTGTACGTAGCCAGTGGTGCACTTTTCgttaaaaactttttcaatGAAAAGGCCAAGCAGGAGGTGACCGAAATAGTTAGCAACGTTAGAGACGAGTTTATTAAAGCACTGAAAACTGTGGATTGGATGGACGATGCGACGAAAAAACAAGCACTGGAGAAAGCCGAAGCGATTCACCTCCACATGGCCTATCCGGACGAGCTACTAGACgagaaaaaattggaaaaatactaCGAAAAC CTTACTTTAGATTCGTCCGATTACCTCGGCTGTCGACTTAACATATCTCTGTTCAGCGACGCAGTCGACTACCAAGAGTTGGACAAATTACTGGATAAGAAAGACTGGCGACATCACAGTTACGTGGCTTTGGTGCAAGCTTTTTACGACAAGAACGAGAACAGCATCG AATTTTTGGCGGGTATTTTACGCAACGTTTTTTTCAACGAAACTAAACCCAAGTACATGAATTATGGGGCCATTGGTCACATCGTTGGGCACGAAATAACCCACGGTTTTGACGACGTCGGGCGACAATACAACACGGAAGGGAATCTGGTGAACTGGTGGGAACCTAAAACCAAGGAAGCTTTCGACTCTAAAGCTCGCTGTATCATCGACCAGTATGGCAACATAACCGAGCCGGAAGTTGgtttaaat CTAAATGGTGGACACACCCAAGGCGAAAACATCGCCGATAACGCTGGGATAAAGCTGGCGTATTTAGCGTACAAAGAGTGGGTTAAAAGGAACGGTCCTGAGTTTGTGCTTCCCGGACTACCTTTCACCCCGCTACAGATGTTCTGGATTTCTGTGGGCAACACGTGGTGCAGtgtggaaaaaaatgaaattttgaaattgacaGTGTTGCAAGAAGTGCACGCACCGAATCGTTACAGAGTCAATGTTCCTCTAATGAATTCAAAGTACTTTATCGAGGACTTCCAGTGCGGGGACAATTCCAAAATGAACCCCAAACACAAGTGCCATGTTTGGTAA